One Streptomyces lincolnensis genomic region harbors:
- a CDS encoding metallophosphoesterase family protein — MTARVGGAGQLLAISDLHIGYEENRALVEAMRPESDEDWLLVAGDVAETVADIRWALKTLAGRFRKVVWAPGNHELWTHPKDTVTLRGVERYHHLVEMCRELGVTTPEDPYPVWDGPGGPLAVAPLFLLYDYSFLPSGCVTKAQGLEYAHGTGIVCTDEVLLHPDPFETREDWCRARVAETARRLAELPEDLPTVLVNHYPLDRHPTDVLWHPEFAMWCGTELTADWHRRFRVETMVYGHLHIPRTTWHEGVRFEEVSVGYPREWRGRAGPPGRLRRIAPSGAETEAGAR; from the coding sequence GTGACAGCGAGGGTCGGCGGTGCCGGACAGCTGCTGGCCATCAGTGACCTGCACATCGGCTACGAGGAGAACCGTGCCCTGGTCGAGGCGATGCGGCCGGAGTCGGACGAGGACTGGCTGCTCGTGGCCGGTGACGTCGCCGAGACCGTGGCCGACATCCGCTGGGCCCTGAAGACGCTGGCGGGCCGCTTCCGCAAGGTCGTCTGGGCCCCCGGCAACCACGAACTGTGGACCCACCCGAAGGACACCGTCACCCTGCGCGGGGTCGAGCGCTACCACCACCTGGTGGAGATGTGCCGGGAACTCGGCGTGACCACCCCCGAGGACCCCTACCCGGTCTGGGACGGCCCCGGCGGCCCGCTCGCCGTCGCCCCCCTGTTCCTGCTCTACGACTACTCCTTCCTGCCCTCCGGCTGCGTGACCAAGGCGCAGGGCCTGGAGTACGCGCACGGCACCGGGATCGTGTGCACCGACGAGGTCCTGCTGCACCCCGACCCCTTCGAGACCCGCGAGGACTGGTGCCGCGCCCGCGTCGCCGAGACCGCACGCCGGCTCGCCGAACTCCCCGAGGACCTGCCGACCGTCCTGGTCAACCACTACCCCCTGGACCGGCATCCGACGGACGTCCTGTGGCACCCCGAGTTCGCCATGTGGTGCGGCACCGAGCTCACCGCCGACTGGCACCGCAGATTCCGCGTCGAGACCATGGTCTACGGCCATCTCCACATCCCCCGCACCACCTGGCACGAGGGCGTCCGCTTCGAGGAGGTGTCGGTGGGCTACCCCCGGGAATGGCGCGGGCGTGCCGGGCCGCCCGGCAGACTGCGGCGCATCGCACCGAGCGGGGCCGAGACCGAGGCCGGGGCGCGATGA
- a CDS encoding 4'-phosphopantetheinyl transferase family protein → MIEELLPGPVVVVEAYGHDEPENSGLFPEEEAVVAQAVHKRRREFAAVRSCARKAMEKLGVPPQAVLPGERGAPRWPSGLTGSMTHCDGYCAAALVRATDLASLGIDAEPDGPLPEGVLSAVALPGEQERLLRLAETHPGVHWDRLLFSAKESVYKAWFPLTGQWLDFSEADIDLSVDPGGRPRGGFRAELLVPGPVVDGHRLGHFEGRWITGRGLVASAVTVPHP, encoded by the coding sequence ATGATCGAGGAACTCCTGCCGGGCCCGGTGGTGGTCGTGGAGGCGTACGGCCACGACGAGCCCGAAAACTCCGGGCTCTTCCCCGAGGAGGAGGCCGTCGTGGCGCAGGCGGTCCACAAGCGGCGCCGGGAGTTCGCCGCCGTGCGCTCCTGCGCCCGCAAAGCCATGGAGAAGCTCGGCGTCCCGCCGCAGGCCGTCCTGCCGGGGGAGCGCGGCGCCCCGCGCTGGCCGTCCGGCCTCACCGGCAGCATGACCCACTGCGACGGCTACTGCGCCGCGGCCCTGGTCCGCGCCACCGACCTCGCCTCCCTCGGTATCGACGCCGAACCCGACGGACCGCTCCCCGAGGGCGTGCTGTCCGCCGTGGCGCTGCCCGGCGAACAGGAGCGGCTGCTCCGGCTCGCCGAGACCCATCCCGGGGTGCACTGGGACCGGCTCCTGTTCAGCGCCAAGGAGTCCGTCTACAAGGCGTGGTTCCCCCTCACCGGCCAGTGGCTGGACTTCTCCGAGGCCGACATCGATCTGTCCGTCGACCCCGGTGGGCGGCCGCGGGGCGGCTTCCGCGCCGAACTCCTCGTCCCCGGGCCGGTGGTGGACGGCCACCGGCTCGGTCACTTCGAGGGCCGCTGGATCACGGGCCGGGGTCTGGTGGCCTCCGCCGTGACCGTGCCGCATCCCTGA